From the genome of Varibaculum prostatecancerukia, one region includes:
- a CDS encoding thiamine pyrophosphate-dependent enzyme: MSSTMSVPLPEPQFRESVETAIPARENVKFYQVGSYAVGNRLAELDYRSVQSDPNRINSLTSGHRACQGCGEALGARYALDTAMEAAGKDLVAVNATGCLEVFSTPYPETAWTIPWVHSLFGNAPAVASGAAAALRAKGKNTRVVAQGGDGGTVDIGMGCLSGMFERNDDVLYICYDNGAYMNTGVQRSGATPPAARTATTQPVGEHPGNVFGQGKDVPRIAMAHEVPYVATATVADLRDLEYKVRKAMQFHGSRYIHVLVPCPLGWGSASNLTIRLARLATQCGLFPVYEAENGEITSVTKLRRPVPVTEYMRPQRRFAHVFKKGQEEVLERMQQIADRNIRRYGLIDPDQLDEDVLERILAAGEDPEGRYTQRIIEEASKAKRTQSDAFSTDDHPVSGATSASAMRHLAGNSAAKGEN, encoded by the coding sequence ATGTCATCAACTATGAGTGTTCCGCTTCCGGAACCGCAGTTTCGCGAAAGCGTTGAAACCGCGATTCCGGCACGCGAAAATGTAAAGTTTTATCAGGTGGGTTCCTATGCGGTCGGTAACCGACTGGCAGAACTCGATTACCGTTCCGTTCAGTCAGACCCCAACCGGATCAATTCCCTAACTTCCGGTCACCGCGCCTGCCAGGGCTGCGGGGAAGCCCTGGGGGCACGCTACGCCCTCGACACCGCAATGGAGGCGGCGGGAAAGGACCTGGTAGCAGTCAACGCCACCGGCTGCCTAGAGGTTTTTTCTACCCCTTACCCGGAAACTGCTTGGACGATTCCCTGGGTGCACTCCCTTTTCGGGAATGCTCCCGCAGTTGCTTCTGGGGCGGCGGCAGCTTTGCGCGCCAAAGGCAAGAACACCCGGGTAGTTGCCCAGGGCGGAGATGGCGGCACCGTAGATATCGGCATGGGCTGCCTGTCAGGCATGTTCGAACGCAACGACGACGTCCTCTATATTTGCTACGACAATGGCGCCTATATGAATACCGGGGTACAGCGAAGCGGCGCCACTCCGCCCGCGGCACGTACCGCCACCACCCAGCCGGTAGGCGAACATCCTGGAAACGTGTTTGGCCAGGGTAAAGATGTGCCGCGAATCGCGATGGCGCACGAAGTTCCTTATGTGGCCACCGCGACGGTAGCGGATTTGCGCGACCTGGAATACAAGGTACGCAAAGCGATGCAGTTCCACGGTTCCCGCTATATTCACGTATTGGTGCCCTGTCCCCTGGGCTGGGGCTCGGCCTCCAACCTAACTATTCGCCTGGCGCGCCTGGCCACCCAATGTGGGCTGTTCCCAGTGTATGAGGCCGAGAACGGGGAAATCACTTCGGTTACCAAATTGCGCCGCCCGGTACCGGTCACCGAATATATGCGTCCGCAGCGCCGCTTCGCCCATGTGTTTAAGAAGGGGCAAGAGGAAGTGCTAGAGCGGATGCAGCAAATCGCGGATCGTAATATCCGCCGTTACGGCCTGATTGATCCGGATCAGCTGGATGAGGACGTGCTGGAGCGCATCCTGGCGGCAGGCGAAGATCCCGAGGGTCGCTACACTCAACGCATTATCGAAGAAGCCTCGAAAGCTAAACGCACCCAAAGCGATGCTTTTTCAACAGATGATCACCCCGTTTCCGGGGCAACCTCTGCTTCTGCGATGCGTCATCTTGCCGGAAACTCGGCTGCAAAGGGGGAAAACTAA
- a CDS encoding NAD(P)-binding protein, whose product MSETALPTPEVRSEDTAPWAVTLNVGSSLANETGSWRTERPVYVSMLPPCNKACPAGENVQAWLYHAEEGDYESAWREIMVNNPLPATMGRVCYHPCQTACNRGQMDEAVGINAIERFLGDKAIEEGWNVSVDAAPSGKHVLVVGAGPSGLSAAYHLRRLGHEVTVKDAGPMAGGMMRFGIPKYRLPREVLDAEIKRIEDLGVRFEFNAKVENVDDVADDFDAVFLAVGAHIGRHADIPAGGSAKVMDAVQLLADMEGEDKPMLGRRVVIYGGGNTAIDAARTAKRLGAEEAVIVYRRNRDRMPAHDSEVTEAEEEGIMMRWLSTIKHIDGGKLTVEKMELDENGFPQPTGEYEELGADSVVMALGQESDLGLVERAHDIEIEKGVVQVNSQMMTGRHGVFAGGDMVPSERTVTVAIGHGKKAARYIDAFLHGTEYHKPPVTGDATYDRLTNWYYADAPHRVRAKIESARRASTFDEVVQGLDQDSALFEARRCMSCGNCFGCDNCFGVCPDNAITKIKPGEYEFKYDYCKGCGICAEECPCGSIMMIPEES is encoded by the coding sequence ATGAGTGAAACTGCTCTGCCTACACCGGAGGTACGCAGCGAAGATACCGCTCCTTGGGCGGTGACCTTGAACGTGGGGTCTTCGCTGGCGAACGAAACCGGGTCTTGGCGTACCGAACGTCCGGTTTATGTATCCATGTTGCCCCCTTGTAATAAGGCTTGCCCGGCGGGTGAGAATGTCCAGGCTTGGCTTTATCACGCCGAAGAGGGCGACTACGAATCCGCCTGGCGTGAAATCATGGTAAATAATCCACTACCTGCCACGATGGGCCGGGTTTGCTACCATCCTTGCCAAACCGCCTGTAACCGCGGGCAAATGGATGAAGCCGTAGGGATCAACGCTATTGAACGTTTCCTGGGCGATAAAGCTATTGAAGAAGGCTGGAACGTAAGCGTAGATGCGGCTCCCAGCGGTAAACATGTGCTAGTGGTGGGGGCGGGCCCTTCCGGGCTGTCCGCTGCCTATCACCTGCGCCGTCTCGGCCACGAAGTTACCGTAAAAGATGCCGGTCCGATGGCCGGCGGGATGATGCGCTTTGGGATCCCGAAGTATCGTCTGCCCCGCGAGGTGCTCGATGCCGAGATTAAACGGATCGAGGATCTGGGGGTACGTTTCGAGTTCAATGCCAAAGTCGAAAATGTTGACGATGTAGCAGATGACTTTGATGCCGTGTTTTTGGCGGTGGGTGCCCATATTGGTCGTCATGCCGATATTCCTGCTGGTGGCTCTGCGAAAGTTATGGACGCGGTTCAGCTACTTGCCGATATGGAGGGCGAGGACAAGCCGATGCTGGGGCGGCGGGTTGTTATCTATGGCGGGGGTAATACCGCTATTGACGCTGCTCGGACTGCAAAACGCCTAGGCGCGGAAGAAGCGGTGATTGTTTATCGCCGTAACCGTGACCGGATGCCTGCCCACGATTCTGAGGTTACAGAGGCCGAGGAAGAGGGGATTATGATGCGCTGGCTGTCCACCATTAAACATATTGATGGTGGCAAGCTTACGGTCGAGAAAATGGAGCTGGATGAGAACGGTTTCCCCCAGCCGACCGGCGAGTATGAAGAACTCGGTGCCGATTCGGTGGTGATGGCGTTAGGCCAAGAATCCGATTTGGGTCTAGTCGAGCGCGCCCACGATATCGAAATCGAAAAGGGTGTAGTCCAGGTCAACTCGCAAATGATGACCGGGCGTCACGGCGTTTTTGCCGGTGGTGACATGGTGCCTTCCGAACGCACCGTTACGGTAGCGATTGGTCACGGCAAGAAAGCTGCCCGCTATATTGACGCCTTCTTGCACGGCACCGAATACCACAAGCCCCCGGTCACCGGGGACGCCACCTATGACCGCCTTACTAACTGGTATTACGCGGACGCTCCCCACCGGGTACGCGCCAAGATCGAATCTGCCCGCCGGGCTTCTACCTTTGACGAGGTGGTGCAGGGCTTAGATCAAGATTCTGCCCTCTTTGAGGCGCGGCGCTGTATGTCTTGTGGCAACTGTTTCGGCTGCGATAACTGTTTCGGAGTCTGCCCCGATAACGCCATCACCAAGATCAAACCTGGCGAGTACGAGTTCAAGTATGACTACTGTAAAGGCTGCGGGATCTGCGCCGAAGAGTGTCCTTGTGGCTCCATCATGATGATTCCAGAGGAAAGCTAG
- a CDS encoding heme-binding beta-barrel domain-containing protein, with product MMDLPLGLAKELIPLAWLLGSWRGWGTAYLPKDPENENGEREECFIWQETTFRATGTNLQQVTLTWLAEPVAEKPDMQADAATGLSQLRRGALIWREDTSWRVTASAVADSEQEARSRCRLTSSGGPYTAEVSWEAVSMGPRIMISSRRAPAPFEQLSRMMGLVSSELFWAQDSVLPGKDSESDFSARLLRLPAGEETLTAPGVTSLPAGEDPRGDLDKEEAAAGEEKKDNGQAAEGEREETPDNNGEAGA from the coding sequence ATGATGGATTTACCTTTAGGTTTGGCGAAAGAATTAATCCCCCTGGCCTGGTTATTAGGCTCGTGGCGGGGCTGGGGAACCGCATATCTGCCTAAAGACCCGGAAAATGAAAACGGCGAGCGCGAAGAATGTTTTATTTGGCAAGAAACTACTTTCCGCGCTACCGGCACTAACTTGCAGCAAGTAACTCTTACTTGGCTGGCCGAACCGGTCGCAGAAAAACCTGATATGCAGGCCGATGCGGCTACCGGGCTTTCGCAGCTGCGGCGCGGCGCTTTGATATGGCGGGAGGATACTTCCTGGCGAGTGACCGCTTCGGCAGTCGCCGATAGTGAGCAAGAGGCGAGGTCGCGTTGCCGCCTGACTTCCTCCGGCGGTCCCTACACCGCAGAGGTTTCTTGGGAGGCAGTCTCGATGGGGCCGCGGATCATGATTTCATCTCGCCGGGCTCCTGCCCCTTTCGAGCAGCTTTCGCGAATGATGGGGCTGGTTTCTTCGGAGCTGTTCTGGGCACAAGACTCGGTGCTGCCAGGTAAAGACTCCGAATCTGATTTTTCGGCGCGCCTGCTACGCCTGCCCGCGGGAGAGGAAACCTTAACTGCCCCCGGGGTGACTTCTTTACCTGCCGGAGAGGACCCTCGCGGGGATCTAGATAAAGAGGAAGCCGCGGCGGGGGAAGAGAAAAAAGATAACGGCCAGGCAGCCGAAGGGGAGCGCGAGGAAACTCCCGACAACAATGGGGAAGCAGGAGCCTAA
- the ygfZ gene encoding CAF17-like 4Fe-4S cluster assembly/insertion protein YgfZ, with translation MTFVDNQVALRCGYGIAETGLEVLTVYGSDAPSWLTTLSSQVVTDMEAGESREMLFLDANGRISYAAGIVWSQDIAWLFTTNAQALAQFLESMKFMSRVEVSVRADLTVWGFFSPSVAEEVLATFGPIWTDPWPGITPGGTAYSPRSEEHPGQDYPARLGVIPDADTAQVHTELRKRWENISWSLETEDGYSLSTPAFATEADWRALRIAAWRPYATDIDPRTLPHELDWLRTAVHLNKGCYCGQETVARIVNLGHPPRRAVFLHLDGSSSLLPPVDAELYSGSRKVGTVRASANHFEDGPIALGLIKRTAPSGELTVRWQEGEEEHSLAAATTAIVDPSGVSWLGQSRIDRKAFSGASPRAGSGSLTIGG, from the coding sequence GTGACTTTTGTAGACAACCAAGTGGCTCTGCGCTGCGGATATGGGATTGCGGAAACCGGCCTCGAGGTACTGACGGTTTATGGCTCGGATGCGCCCTCCTGGCTAACCACTCTATCTTCGCAGGTAGTAACGGATATGGAGGCAGGGGAGAGCCGGGAAATGCTGTTCCTGGACGCTAATGGTCGTATCTCCTATGCGGCCGGAATCGTCTGGTCGCAGGATATTGCCTGGCTATTTACCACGAATGCGCAGGCTCTAGCGCAATTCCTAGAATCCATGAAATTTATGTCGAGGGTGGAAGTTTCGGTACGCGCAGACCTCACGGTTTGGGGATTTTTCAGCCCTAGCGTTGCCGAAGAAGTGCTCGCAACTTTCGGCCCCATCTGGACTGACCCCTGGCCAGGGATAACTCCGGGCGGAACCGCCTATTCCCCGCGTAGTGAGGAGCACCCCGGGCAAGATTACCCGGCGCGTCTGGGGGTTATTCCCGATGCGGATACTGCCCAGGTGCACACGGAATTGCGTAAACGCTGGGAAAATATTTCTTGGTCGCTGGAAACTGAGGACGGCTACAGTCTTTCTACTCCGGCGTTTGCTACTGAGGCTGATTGGCGGGCGCTGCGGATCGCGGCTTGGCGCCCTTACGCCACCGATATTGACCCGCGCACTCTGCCGCATGAACTGGATTGGCTGCGCACTGCCGTGCATCTAAATAAGGGATGTTATTGCGGGCAAGAAACCGTGGCCCGGATAGTTAACCTGGGGCATCCCCCGCGGCGGGCAGTCTTCTTGCACCTTGACGGCAGCTCCTCGCTACTGCCTCCTGTGGATGCCGAGCTTTATTCCGGCAGTCGCAAAGTGGGTACTGTGCGGGCAAGTGCTAATCATTTCGAGGACGGTCCGATTGCCTTGGGTCTAATTAAACGTACTGCTCCCAGTGGAGAACTCACTGTCCGTTGGCAAGAGGGCGAGGAAGAACATTCCCTGGCGGCTGCGACTACCGCGATCGTAGATCCTTCTGGGGTTTCTTGGCTGGGACAGTCGCGGATTGATCGGAAAGCCTTTTCGGGCGCCTCGCCGCGTGCGGGTTCCGGGTCGTTAACTATCGGGGGCTAG
- the dtd gene encoding D-aminoacyl-tRNA deacylase: MRTLIQRVLSAEVTVDGKSVGKLERPGIVAFVGITPGDGQAQIDWTVRRLLNQQIFEDGSSVLESGAPLLVVSQFTLYGSVRKGRHPSWTYAAKGEVARPVFEKLVADLRAKGAQVETGVFGAMMQVSLVNDGPFTLWLAKEPEGFAG; encoded by the coding sequence ATGCGTACCTTAATTCAAAGAGTACTGTCTGCCGAAGTCACGGTGGACGGTAAAAGCGTCGGTAAGTTGGAGCGCCCCGGAATAGTAGCTTTCGTGGGGATTACCCCCGGTGACGGGCAGGCACAGATTGATTGGACAGTGCGCCGCCTGCTTAATCAACAAATTTTTGAGGACGGGTCTTCGGTTCTGGAATCGGGCGCGCCGCTCCTGGTGGTTTCCCAATTCACTCTGTATGGGTCGGTGCGCAAGGGGCGGCATCCCTCCTGGACTTATGCGGCTAAAGGTGAGGTGGCGCGTCCAGTATTTGAGAAGTTGGTGGCAGATTTGCGCGCGAAGGGCGCACAGGTGGAAACCGGGGTGTTTGGGGCGATGATGCAAGTGTCCTTAGTTAACGACGGCCCTTTTACCTTGTGGTTGGCAAAAGAACCCGAGGGTTTTGCCGGTTAG